The genomic window gcatTATTACAGATAGAAAATAGGGTTACAACTGTTTTTAAACTTATAGTATTAATGTACAAAATTGTAATCAAAGTACCCATTTCCCTCTATCTCTGGATCTATGACACCTCTGGTCAGAGAATTCTCTTTCTCCAACTATCACCCCCACTTGCTCACTGACAATTATGGCTTTTGTGCATACCTCCCTTACATTCTACCCATGTGTTCCAGACACTTCACCTATATTACCTCCAGTAAACATCAAAAGTCTCACCTTTCCCCAAAATCTGGCACTCTTAGGTCCATAATACAGTGAAGAGGATTTACCATCAATAAACTATTACCAATTAACATTGttaattctttgatttctttctctatatTACACATATCAATCCTTCTGCTTTAGCTGTTTTTGTTCAGCATAGCAATATCcaatttcattttcattaaacTCCATATCTACCCCTAGTTGAGCAATAATGTGTTTTCTGTATCTGTAGATTTACATTTATagaaatgagtaaaatataatCACAATATAAAGTATACTGTAAtcgggccagtgaggtggcgctaaaggtaaggtgacttccttgcaagcactagccaagcaaggaccgcagttcgatcccccggcgtgccatatggtcccccaagccaggggcgatttctgagcgcttaaccaggagtaacccctgagcatcaaacaggtgtggcccaataaaacaaaacaaaaaaaagtatactgTAATTGGAGCTTAAAATTCCAGGATTAACTGTTATAGAAGTTAGTCTTTTTGTTCCATTTAATTGTTGAATAATATTGCTTTATATTAATATAGTAGGGTGatttaaaaagattaattaatcactatgaaattacaaaattattcataattgagtttcatgcatacaataatTTAACAGAAATCTCCAGCAGTGTCCACTGAACTCCATGAATTTTCCCACATCATTTTTTCCTACCAGTTCTCTTCTACATgaggcactttttctttttttttttttttggtttttgggccacacccggtaatgctcaggggttactcctggctatgtgctcagaagttgctcctggcttgggggaccatatgggacaccgggggatcgaaccgcggtctgtccaaggttagcgcaggcaaggcaggcaccttacctttagcgccaccgcccagcccctacaTGAGGCACTTTTTCAAATGCATTTTTGCCCTgcagtttacagtactgttgctgatagagtTTCATTTATAACATTTTACCACTTTTCAgcttttcctcttctcctcctggATGAATACTTCCTCCCAACACAGACTTACCTATTCCCTATTTCAATCAAATTCCTTATAAAATACTAGGtctcattctttatttctattgtatttatttatattccacatatgagagaggtcATTCTGCCAGTCTTACTACCTCTGAttaacttcacttagcataaaacTTTCTAGGCCTCTCCCTGTAGCAGCAAATTGTGTGATTTTATCTTGCCTTATATcttaataatattctattgtgcataTGTAGCAGTTTCTTTTTATCAAATTCTTGgacaataaaatgatattttaactgCTATTCTAAGGAGCCTGTTTTCCAAATTTGTGTGAACTTTTGTTAACCATCTGTATTTGTGTGAACTTCTATAACGgaaggataattttttttattgggcaTGTTAACAGTAAACATTCTTACAGaggaaaaacatataaataagatgTTCTTTATTCAAAACTGTGCTTAGCGGCGAGGGATTTagagtttgacttgcatgtacaagtatcagggttcaatccctgaaatcacacacaaacacacacatcctaacaacaacaacaacaacaacaacaaaaaacaacgaaTGATCACAacaccaaaagagaaagaaaatatttattattagtaataaaattgaaaaaaatatttaacccaTATGCCCATAAGAAACTTGTAAAATAAATTACAGTATATCCATTTAATTACTGTATggtaaaataaatgaagtataCACACAGACTAAATAGAAAATGAATGGGATAGAATAGcagcacttctctctctctctctctctctctctctctctctttttttagtttttgggccacacacggtggtgctcaggggttactcctggctgtctgctcagaaatagctcctggcaggcacgtgggaccatatgggacaccgggattcgaaccaaccacctttggtcctggatcggctgcttgcaaggcaaacgccgctgtgctatggctccgggcCCAGCAGCACTTTTCTTAATAGAGACAACTACAGATTACTTTACATAGTGAGacataaattaaaattgtttccAATTACATAAAAGTTTTGCAAATCTTGgtacatttataaattttctataaGTTACTTAGTCAGAAGATGCAATGAAATAGTAAAaatggtgctcgcttcggcagcacatatactaaaattggaatgatacagagaagattagcatagcccctgcgcaaggatgacacgcaaattcatgaagcatttaataaaaaaaaaagaaatagtaaaaatgttAACTTAATTAAAGCATGAactgaaactggagagatagtacactggtagggtgttttccttgcatgtggccaacctagaggGACCCAGTTCAGTTCCCGGAATCCTgtattgtcccccagcctgccaggtatgatttttaaatgcagagccaggagtaaccactgagtgctgatgggtgtggcccataaaaccaaccaatcattaaataaataaagtttaaaaaaagtataaatatgcTTAATTCTCATAGTTTACAAAATCTGAGTAAAGGAATAGAAAAAGAGTTGCTAGAACTTTCACTATCAGTATAGCTTGAAGTGGTAGCTTCAACATATTTTATACTCTTATCGCAAAAaattaatgtgcctgtgcaaaaaagaacaatgccacaaagTATTACTAGTACATACGGGGGCAGAGGTAACAAGCCCAGCAATCCCCATAACCTGGTtataacatgaactctaaactcTACTAAAATTCCCACTAAACAGATCCAAATAAATGGAGGAAATTGCAGCtacataaaaagatatttaatgagagttatacctattaaggaaatatttccctatttttattaatatctttatttaaacaccttgattacaaacatgattgtagcttttcagtcatgtaaagaacaccccctttcaccagtgcgacattcccatcaccaatgtcccaaatctccctcctccccactcctccccaacctgtactctagacaggctttatacttccctcattcattcacattgttatcatagttctcaatgtagttatttctctatctacactcattactctttgtggtgagcttcatgtagtaagctggaacttccagccctcctctcttttgtctctgaaaagtattgcaagaatgttttttatttttcttaaaacccataaaaggggggccgggcggtggcactaaaggcaAGGTAagcccttgcctgcgctagccttggacagaccgcggttcgatcccccggtgttccatatggtcccccaagccaggagcaacttctgagcacatagccaggagtaacccctgagcgttaccgggtgtggcccaaaaacaaaaacaaaaaaaatccataaaagggggatagagagatagcatggaggtaaagcatttgccttgcatgcagaaggttggtggttcaaatcccaacatctcatgtggtccccggagcctgccaggagcgatttctgaacatagagccaggagtaacccgtgagcactactgggtgtgaccccccaaataaaacccttATAAATgattgaaactattctgcatctatctctctccctctgacttatttcactcagcataatagattccatgtacatccatgtataggaaaatttcatgacttcatctctcctgatgggtgcataatacaatagaatattaatattttcctctTAAGAGAAATGCCTATTAAAGAAATgcattatgtcttttgaaatatttggggggcagggagtaaatccagagcacagcttcagcctgtgatttggtcttgggAAGTCTAAAAATGGCTCTCCAAGTcaaatatcaggaaatgtcctagaacagagggcttctcagaaaccgaatATGGTAACAGCAAGattccacagtgaagggaggcaGAGGAAAGGGGACACCAAGAGCAAATAAGTAGTAGTGGAGTATCAGCTTCTTCttaggctgagaatctatcttttcactttgtgggctggttggcagctggctgaaGTGGGGGGAATATTCTGTttcatgaggagttaagaactaagggtaaaagGGCTTAATGGGAGGGAATAACAGGtagggtgagagagtgaagggctagaaaagaatttgaaaGGTGGTAAGCAATGGAGGAAAGGAGTTATATATGACAGGGGGGAAGGACAATagacaacatagacattatatattacaggcggacattagacagacattaagATACACTCATGTACATACACTCATGTACACACATAGGCAGACCCTGAGGATTGATCTATGGGTTACAGTtacatttcctttcctaaaagtaatctaaaattatgagcattaaaGTATAATGGTATACTACCTataattgaaaacagattacaataacatattcaatgaatgagctttgtaacaggagttcatggcatgcagttgcatattccattgctatctgtggacataaacattggATTATATTCTCatgcataatcaagtagaaaataaatatattagaattttagTCATGGCATTATCatgagccctgtcttctgagtctaatatagtatagtattGCAATGTAGAATTGGGGTGagcaacctatatctccaagtaccactgtggacaaaaatatcaaggagttattatagacatagtaaaattaagacattaaaactacttataatGAGCAATATAGTGGGAATCCAAACGtttccaaacacattctgcacccatttctgtggataaaagcaagatgctttaaaattttactgAGTTTCGGGGGGAAATTTTTACTGATTTTCTACCTCATTGGAAGAAACCTACTATATGTTTTGGTGCtcagatatttttattgtgtGCTTTGATgctcaagtattttatttttaacatttgaaatatataaaaacaaaatttgaagcCATGTATATAACATTGTTTAGGTTATTATGCAGCAGctgtcttttttcctttggttttggggccacacccaatggcgctagGGTTTACTCcgggctccactctcagaaattcctcctggcaggcccagacgTCCATAAAGAATGCGGGAGATGAGAttctaatgcaaggcaaatgccctacccgctgtgctattgctcaggtcccagcAGGAGGTCTTAAGAGTCaaaggaaagaaacattttttcccaaaaaattttcaaaatttgctTCTAGTGTACTACTTTGACCTCGGAAGCTCTTTAAAtaggataaaaattatatatttgccaGTAAACAGTGTTGTCATTTTTTACACTTAGCTAGACAATTTCTTCTATTGCCTCCTCTTCAGCAGCTCCTGTGACTGCATAGGAAAGTTCCtttgttataaattttaaaagtaccaAACTGGATGCTTAGTTCCGGCAAAAAATAATGGTGAAAAAACTCGCGAATCCAGTTCTGGTGGTGATGGCAACAGTGATTAAAGAGGAGGTGGGAGGACCCTCAGTACAGGTTCACGGAAGGGGCAGCAAATCTGTCAGCGGACTCCATTTTGGATCCAAAGTTTACGCAAAAAGGCTGCGTATACAATGCTGAAAGAGTAGCATCTCTCGCTCTGCTTCCAGTTCCTAAGCGCTTTCCAGTCATTCTTCCTTCTGATTGGCTCAGCATGTGAGACAGACAAATAGGAAACCCAATGGTTGAATGCTAGCTAGCTTTTGCAAAATCCAGATCAGAAAATAaactgtagggcccggagagatagcacagcacagcgcagcggcgtttgccttgcaagcagctgatccaggaccaaaggtggttggttcgaatcccggtgtcccttgtggtcccccgtgcctgcctggagctatttctgagcagacagccaggaggaacccctgagcaatgccaggtgtggcccaaaaaccaaaaaaaaaaaaaaaaagaaagaaaagaaaagaaaaactgtcaaattacattttattaaaatattataaaatatttattatatttatatttataaatattataaaatatttattatattataaatattataaaatattaaaatattttctattttccttgatAGAAAACATATTTGGGAACAATTATTTAGCGTTCATTATTTTAAGACATAATAACATGAAAAATGTCAAATAACATTAAGTGATAATTTTCATTATAAACAAAAGTAGAACATTTACAAAGAAATGTTACTAGTAATTTTAGATTACACAGTATAAGATAAACTTtcaccataaaatattttattatatggacAATTAAGTGGCAAAACAACttcattataattaataataagcaAACTTAATCATATTATACACAGTATTAATATTATTCATTGAATTATAATCTTTTTGCTTGCAAATTTCACTATACTGTACAATCTAGTGGTTAATATGTTATAATGTATAGCAAAGAAAACACTGTTAATGGAAGTAGATGTAAATCCCCAATCCTCTGAGCTGAGTAGGGGATAATAAATGGCTGCATTTTTAtctcagaaatattatttttcaagtaatttttttgCCCTAATTAACAATTCTGACAATGATTCTGACAGTTTTCGCAGTCCAAGTCTAATGGGAACATAACAAAAAGACttcacaaatataaaaactttatagAATTAAGTAAACATGATTTAGGCTTTACATATCAGCATTTTACATATCTCTTAAGAATATTACAACAAGATGTAAAAAGTGAAATGATACTTAAACACCTCAAAGGATAATTTTTAAGTTATCAAGAAGCTAAAAGCACAAGACAGCAAGGAATATTAGTGTTGAGAGTATAGGGCAGTTTTTTTAACTCAAGGCTTTATAAATCTGCTTCACTTCTATTTGAACTTTGAGattcacaaaaattaaagaatctTTCCTTTGTTATGTTCAATATCTCTTATTTCTGTAATAGGCACCATTGATTTCTCCTGTACAGTAATAGATTGATTTTAGGATGACATTATCATGTAAAATTTGACCAATTTCAAAATCCTCATCAAGTATAGCATCTTCGCGTGGTTCCAGCTTTCCAATTTTAGGAATCTCTGGAGGGCTAAGGAAATTGAAGAATGGTGCATTAGGAACAATTCTTGGCTAGATTTCAATTTTTCCAGTAGCAGTTGTTCGACTCTAGGTGGTTGTCACGGTAacattctttcctcttctccaatCTATTTTACAGCCTTTGCAATCTTCAATTTCCCATCCGCAAGAGAAGGGATCACTGTGATCTGAAGTTATCATTTATGTCTTTGTTAGCACTTCATTTCTGAAATATGAATTCAGCAGATGTGGAATTCAAATGTGTAACTTATAAGGCTGGCCAGGTTTTGAGAATTTTAAGCTGACATCTGACAAGTACTTCAGAATTGTCTCATCATAATTCTGAATCCTGGCACTGAGCTTCTCCACATTTCTTAGAGCAGTTAGCCAATAATTAGGGATGCCTCTGGGATCTTTTCTGGACTTTCCCTTATGAACTCTTTTACAATTCACTCTTTGTTTAAGCCTCACCTCAAGAGCTCTTCTAAAAGATTAATTTTGGGCAACACCAGCATCTTTTGGTTTAGGCTGTCTTTATCTTCTGCCTTTGATTGAGGTAATTCTTTAGTATCTTCTTTTACTTGAGGCTCTGCCTCTGGAAAATCTTTAGATTTTGCTTTGTCGTTCTcaggattttctttaaaaatcttctTTTCTTCAGTTTTCATGTCAGTCTTTTCTTTAGACCTGTTTTCTTCTTCACCCTCTAAGGCAGGCATTTCATTAAAGCTATCTTCTTGTATTTCCTCATCACTGCAGAACTCTTCGTCCTCTGAATTCCATTCACATTCTTCTCTTGTCGGCTCATATTCTGCATTGACTATTTTAAATCATTGATCATATAAAGGCTTGTTGAGCAAAGCATATTTTTTTCCAGATCATGAATTGCCTTTAAGAAGGGTGTCAACTTTGTCATACTCCATTTGAATATTTCTGAGTGCCTGCACACGATTTCTAACTGCCCGTGGCAGGTGATCCATAAAATTTCTACGTGAAGATAATACCTTCTGGAAGCCACAGATTTCCTCTTATTGCTATACAAGAGACTGAGACTGCTGTTGcaactgctgctgctgccacGATAGGATCTGCTGTCAGAGTCTTCCCCAGAATCACTAGATGAGCTAGCCATCACCACTTTAGCAACTCCGTGGGCAGCAGGTTCTAAGACCATGCAAGCATTAGCTTCTGCCATTTTGCAAGCCTGCAAACCTCTTAAAGTGAGAGCCTCTAAAGCAAATAACCTGCGCTCAGAGATGGGCAAAAGACTCACGGATTGTTCGATAGCAAAAGCTGAGGTCCTTGTTCATATGGAAGCAGCCTGGATAAAGGTAAGGGAGGAATGGACAGGGCTGAGATGCAGTGATTGCATTGAGGCGGCAGCAGCAGTGGAGGAAAGAATGAAAGCGGCCTCTTCAAGGCCCAGCTGCAGGTGCTCCAGGAAAAGGCTTGCCTCGGTGGAATGACTGCTACAAGGCCTGAACTTCACTGTTTACCTCACTAGCCTCCTTTCCGTCAAACCACCAGCTAATCTGGTTTATTGAGTAACTCTAGCTCACACCCCATTTGCAGGGTATGGTTGACAGCAATCGTTATGTCCAATGAACTAATGAACGACCATACTcaatctctcaccccctctccctccttcccttctctctttctatcctttctttttctcccccctctctttttgtctctccctCACTCGCTCTCTTCACTCTTGTTCTTGCTCTCCTTTGCTTGCTAGCTagctctcctcctcccctcagcACATCTTCCCAAAGTTGCTAAATAGCCGAAAGTATCTAAGAAGActagtttttaaagaaatttcctcaaaattttaattttatagttttgtaataaatataccaaaattatatttgagatTAAAATTCTAATCACAGATTCTCACAATGGAAAAGGAGTGTCCTCCCATCAGCCCACTATATTGAGAAAGCCCATTTGCTTTTTCAAAATCTCTTAACTAAAACCCTGCACATTAAATAAAGGATTAAAATTCCCAAATGGTTTAATCTGGTAGTGAAATTATGGCTCATTTTGCCAAAATACGTCTAATTTATCTAAATATTCTATGAGCAATATTTTATAGCATTGAGCATCATTAGAACATGGATCTGGTTCTTGGCAGGGAGGAGACATTGGATAGCAGCATAGTAATTTTCACACTCCACATAGCAGTTTTTAATAAGACTCTCTGGTATTTCACAAACCAAGCTTATATCCATGTACAAAGTTTGAGTATTTTATCAgtaattatttacattattttactgtatttctgtTTTCTACTCTGGCATATAACACTCCCCAACTTACTGATGACCTTCAAATACCCTCACTTCTTGTAaccttacagaaaaataaaagggtacGTGAATAATAAGGATACATGAActttaagtaatatttaaaagtagACTGCTTACTATATGGTTTAGTGGAACAGTTTTAAAATCCAGGAACATCCGgactagagagagaaagaaagagatagaaacagagacagagagagagacagagagagagagagaaaggagttaagtgccctacccagagctgaggacattggtggtaggaaatgtttaCAGGTGAAGGGAAGGGTGgtgtgtacattgtaagactggaacaactttgtaatcattgtgcttgaacaaaaggaaaaagataaaaaattaatgttaaaaatGCATCCTCTGTCAGGGTATACTTTAGAATGTCATCTACCATTAACATCCTTCTTGCATTGTAAAATTTTATGCAAACTAAAGTATTGTTTACAAGTTCAGTAAATATGTGACAAACAATTGCAAGATGAAGTTTAAAACATGtgtctgttatttttatttacaggCTTCTGTGCTGCTACAGGATTTACACAACCCCAAAACAGAGTTTAGTTTTCATTAAGAAGGAGCTATGTAGACcatttcatttttcaaagaagttgattagatgcttctgaaattcatatgaaacaataaacttTCATGAgaagctaaagcaatccttagaaaATAAGGGAGGAATcaattccccaactttaaactgtactaaaaagcagTATTCATTAATACaacatgatactggaataaagacataccctcagataAATGAAATAGTGCCAGAGTCCTGGTCCAGGTGAAAGGGTGTGAAGCAGAGTCctgtgaggattaagaaaacaagacaggtactagagagatagtatgggggtatTGAGGCTAACTGCCTCATGGACAGAGAGCCCCACTGTCTTTTccattggatatttattgttcagaaatcattggccatagattagattagatttaaTTAGATTAGATTACTTTAATTAGATTCTAATTAAACATGAGGGGGGTTACAAGTTCAATAAGAAAATGTGAGGAATGAGAAGTTTTAGGTAATATATTCTGGGGATTGTCTTCCTCAGGGGAAAGATAATAGATAGGAAACTGTATACAAGGACTCCCTCCCTGGGGCATTTCCTGAATGGCATAGACATTCCTATAACTTGTTTTACGAGACCTTCAGTTTATTATCTATATCTTTTCTCTGAATTCCTGACCTCTAAGTGTTTGGGTTTTATctactctttatatttttaacatgtaGCTTCCTACTACAAAATAGAGttgaatattcagagatggaTACACAGGTTTATGgtcagttaatttttgataagttACAAAACTATGAAGTTGAGCAAgaacagcctcttcaacaagtgatgctgggaaaaatggtcaactacatgcaaaaactGACCTCACACTTCTGTTTAATGCATGCAGAAATGTCacatcaaaattgattaaagacatGGATATAatatctgaaaccataaaatCCATAGAGGAAAATGTCAGCTGaatactccatgacactgaaactaaagaTATCTTCAATGGTGAAACATTACTGCCCCCAAGAAGTAGAAGCAAActtaaacaaataggactacattgaacagagaagcttctgcacttcaaaggaaacagtgactaggataaaaaCCTACCCACCAAATGGGATAAACTACTTAACCAATACCAGTCAGATAAGAGcttattatctaagatatacaatgcaCTGATAGAGCCTTGCAAGAAAAAAGAATCTAATTTCATACCAATGACCCAAAAGTACAACTCCTAgaaatacaccctaggaacacaaaaaacacaatacaaacatGCCCTCTGctctcctgtgttcattgcagaactatttgcaatagctaagatctggaaacaactgagGCTTCAGACAAGAGATAAGGGGCTACAGAAACTGATACATCTGCACAGTGAAATACAGTGCAGCTGTTACGTAAAAAGAAGCCATGAATTTGCTTATAGATGTagggacatggaaattattatgctgagtgaaatgagtcagagggaaatggatagacatagaatattcttactaatttataaatataaaaataataaaagacagtgtgctaatactattcagagacaataaagataacgGTCAGGAGGAGCAGCGTATGATAGGACTCTTTCCACAAAAGTAGTGAGTGAAATTATAGAAGAGAAGGAGCTACTCTGACAACTATAATTGGAACTTATCATTCTGCACAAGAACTGGAATGATGAAAAGGAATAAAGTAGCATACATGGTATGcatacatggtaccccttcattaacaagaATGCAAACTAcagtcagagaaaaagagaaagaagcaaaatgcctgcccagagTCAAGTGGGTGTGGTGTGGTGAGGGAAATAGGGGACATTTTTGGAGgtaatggtgcactggtgaagggtatgtcaattctatgactgaaacccaattatgaacaataCTGTAACCACTGAGCttaaataaaacatgtaaaaaGTAGATAATAATCCTGAAAAAATGCAGTAGTCATTAAATCAATATGCTATTGGAATAACGGCAGGtactcagattaatggaatagacttgaatgtcCTAAGACTGACCATCAGTTTTATGATCAACTAATATGCGGTAAAGTGGGCAAAATACGAATTGGAATAAGCAAAGCCAGTTCAAAAAGTGGAAAACTATTCAAATACATGCAATAGTGAGCTCAGTCCTCTTTTAACACtgcaaaaagtcaaataaaaacaattaaaccttgatattagacctgaaaccataaggtatataaaggaAATCATAGGAAGAATTCAATATGAGATTGTTGCTAAAGTTATCTTAAAGGATGAAAGACCACTGGGTAAGCAAGTGGAAGGAAACATAATAAATGGgaagacatcaaaaaaaaaaaatgaaaaggggccgggcggtggcgctggaggtaaggtgcctgccttgcctgcgctagcctaggacggaccgcggttcgatcccccggcatcccatatggtcccccaagaagccaggagcaacttctgagcgcatagccaggagtaacccctgagcgtcacagggtgtggcccaaaaaccaaaaaataaataaataaataaataaataaacaaataaataaataaataaataaatgggaagacATTAAGTAAAGCTTCTGCAACACAATGGAAATGGTGACTAACATATTAAGACTCCCCAAGAAATGGCAGAAAAGTATTTACTGATAaagtgttaatatctaagatttataAGGCACTTGTAGAGCATAACACATAAAAGCATC from Suncus etruscus isolate mSunEtr1 chromosome X, mSunEtr1.pri.cur, whole genome shotgun sequence includes these protein-coding regions:
- the NAP1L3 gene encoding LOW QUALITY PROTEIN: nucleosome assembly protein 1-like 3 (The sequence of the model RefSeq protein was modified relative to this genomic sequence to represent the inferred CDS: inserted 1 base in 1 codon; deleted 2 bases in 1 codon; substituted 7 bases at 7 genomic stop codons), translating into MAEANACMVLEPAAHGVAKVVMASSSSDSGEDSDSRSYRGSSSSCNSSLSLLYSNKRKSVASRRYYSRRNFMDHLPRAVRNRVQALRNIQMEYDKVDTLLKGNSXSGKKYALLNKPLYDQXFKIVNAEYEPTREECEWNSEDEEFCSDEEIQEDSFNEMPALEGEEENRSKEKTDMKTEEKKIFKENPENDKAKSKDFPEAEPQVKEDTKELPQSKAEDKXQPKPKDAGVAQNXSFRRALEVRLKQRVNCKRVHKGKSRKDPRGIPNYWLTALRNVEKLSARIQNYDETILKYLSDVSLKFSKPGQPYKLHIXIPHLLNSYFRNEVLTKTXMITSDHSDPFSCGWEIEDCKGCKIDWRRGKNVTVTTTXSRTTATGKIEIXPRIVPNAPFFNFLSPPEIPKIGKLEPREDAILDEDFEIGQILHDNVILKSIYYCTGEINGAYYRNKRY